A genomic window from Bacillus sp. Marseille-P3661 includes:
- a CDS encoding YheC/YheD family protein: MEFSMDKWTKHKALIKNEQLKPYLPETTLLDKETFWDLMERYGKVVVKPSMGSFGRGVTYIKKAEDNEYEFWSEMNKVRTNGKEQTFQNVQRYLIKEENIVQQAVTVGQIKGAPFDLRVMVQRKKGSRKWAVTGMVAKVAAENYFVTNAAGRVLHVQAAFEESNIKTIDSNALIKEIENIALLAAKQLSRYYPKQRVFGLDIGIDIEGKPWIFEANCNPFLVLFEILKDEKMLNKIKEFKRNRGRSRMVRYKKRKGN, from the coding sequence ATGGAATTTTCAATGGACAAATGGACGAAACATAAAGCTCTCATTAAAAATGAACAACTGAAGCCTTATCTTCCTGAGACAACACTTTTAGATAAGGAAACCTTTTGGGATTTAATGGAGCGATACGGTAAAGTTGTTGTTAAGCCTAGTATGGGGAGCTTTGGCAGAGGTGTAACCTATATAAAAAAGGCTGAGGATAACGAATACGAATTTTGGTCTGAAATGAATAAGGTTCGAACTAACGGGAAAGAACAAACCTTTCAAAATGTTCAACGCTATTTAATTAAAGAAGAAAATATTGTTCAGCAAGCAGTTACAGTAGGTCAAATAAAGGGAGCTCCATTTGATTTACGAGTAATGGTTCAACGAAAGAAAGGCTCTCGTAAATGGGCTGTCACTGGGATGGTTGCAAAAGTCGCAGCCGAAAACTATTTTGTAACAAATGCTGCAGGGAGAGTATTGCATGTTCAAGCTGCATTTGAAGAATCAAATATAAAAACCATTGATAGCAATGCCCTAATTAAAGAAATTGAGAACATTGCACTTCTAGCAGCCAAACAATTATCAAGATATTACCCTAAACAACGAGTGTTTGGATTAGATATCGGAATTGATATAGAAGGAAAGCCTTGGATCTTCGAAGCAAACTGTAATCCATTTCTTGTCCTTTTTGAAATATTAAAAGATGAGAAGATGTTGAATAAAATAAAAGAGTTTAAAAGAAATCGAGGTAGAAGTAGGATGGTCAGATATAAGAAGAGGAAAGGCAATTAA
- a CDS encoding MATE family efflux transporter: MNLQSSMVSNPIKTSLSNKQYMVLAIPIIISQMTTPLLGAVDTAVVGQLPNPIFIGGVAVGSLIFNTLYWVLGFLRVSTSGFTSQAHGANNHTELLYSLLRPMLIATVIGILFILLQEPIKWAALKIINPTSNVAEQAALYYDIRIWGAPFALMSYVILGWLIGSSHVKLTVYMQIGMNLVNIVLDVVFVNVLNMGVTGVALASLIAEVGVTLVGIFILIKLKLVDITEIHLIKNIFEKTVFMKMIKVNRDLFIRSICLLTVYTLFTAKGAQMGEVELAANAILFQIHFIMAYALGGFGNASSILIGRAIGSNNNQLFVDTLKVSAKWGIISGIVLALFLFIFSSVIYPLFTSIEEVIQCILQYQGWLLLFPIVGFWGIILNGVFSGATEAAQIRNSLMVSMILFIVLIYVLIPILGNHGLWIAFTLFTLSRSVVLGSYLPKLSKRLF; encoded by the coding sequence ATGAATCTACAAAGCTCTATGGTTTCAAACCCAATAAAGACATCTTTATCGAATAAACAATACATGGTATTAGCTATTCCCATTATTATATCTCAGATGACAACACCTCTTCTTGGAGCAGTTGATACTGCGGTAGTTGGTCAGCTTCCTAATCCAATTTTTATAGGTGGAGTGGCCGTTGGTAGTTTAATATTCAATACTTTATATTGGGTGCTTGGTTTTTTAAGAGTGAGTACATCAGGTTTCACTTCTCAAGCGCACGGTGCTAATAATCATACTGAACTACTCTACTCCTTATTAAGACCGATGTTAATTGCGACGGTGATTGGTATACTATTTATCCTTCTCCAAGAACCTATTAAATGGGCAGCATTAAAGATTATAAACCCCACGTCTAATGTAGCTGAACAAGCAGCATTGTATTACGATATTCGTATTTGGGGTGCGCCTTTTGCACTGATGAGTTATGTTATTTTGGGATGGTTAATTGGCTCGTCACATGTAAAATTAACTGTATATATGCAAATAGGGATGAATTTAGTAAATATAGTATTAGATGTTGTGTTTGTGAATGTTTTGAATATGGGAGTTACTGGTGTGGCTTTAGCAAGTTTAATTGCAGAAGTCGGAGTAACATTGGTTGGAATTTTCATATTAATAAAATTAAAGTTAGTAGATATCACAGAAATCCATCTAATAAAAAACATTTTTGAAAAAACAGTATTTATGAAAATGATAAAAGTAAACCGTGATTTGTTTATTAGGTCGATTTGCTTGTTAACTGTATATACGCTTTTTACCGCAAAAGGGGCACAGATGGGTGAAGTGGAGCTTGCAGCTAATGCAATTTTGTTTCAAATACATTTTATTATGGCATATGCCTTAGGTGGTTTTGGAAATGCGAGTAGTATACTAATTGGTAGAGCTATCGGTTCAAATAACAACCAATTATTTGTAGATACGTTAAAGGTATCTGCAAAGTGGGGAATAATATCAGGTATTGTTTTGGCATTGTTTTTATTTATTTTTTCTTCTGTCATATATCCTCTGTTTACTTCAATTGAAGAAGTAATACAATGTATCTTACAATACCAAGGCTGGCTTTTATTATTTCCTATTGTAGGATTTTGGGGAATTATCTTAAATGGTGTTTTTTCTGGAGCAACAGAAGCAGCTCAAATTAGAAATTCACTAATGGTTTCTATGATTCTATTTATTGTATTAATATACGTACTCATTCCGATTTTGGGTAATCATGGGCTGTGGATAGCATTTACCCTATTTACTTTATCCCGTTCGGTTGTTTTAGGTTCTTATTTACCTAAGTTGTCAAAGAGGTTGTTTTAA